A section of the Clostridium omnivorum genome encodes:
- a CDS encoding ferredoxin: MKAYVDKDACISCGLCPSICPEVFEMEDDGKAGVVTDEVPESEKDSAKEAEESCPVNAISVS, translated from the coding sequence ATGAAGGCTTATGTAGATAAGGATGCTTGCATATCCTGTGGGTTATGTCCATCAATATGTCCAGAAGTATTTGAAATGGAAGATGACGGTAAAGCAGGGGTAGTAACTGATGAAGTTCCAGAATCAGAAAAGGATAGTGCTAAGGAAGCAGAAGAATCTTGTCCGGTTAACGCTATTTCCGTATCTTAG
- the thiT gene encoding energy-coupled thiamine transporter ThiT has protein sequence MNLLLTVASFNLKFKGISLEDIKQGFADAPKHPFAIIALIGIIILVAAIFKMKKVKLTTTMMTHIGIALALGTVLKMVKFYQAPMGGSATLGSMVPIFLIALFYGPEVGFLTGLLFGIIDFILAPYILHPVQVLFDYPLPFIAIGIAGYFKDKGKVSMMVGVALAIVARFLCHFISGVVFYGSYAPAGMSAALYSFVYNITYLGPDGLLCLVILAVLPMKQINTILSKTRLSN, from the coding sequence ATGAATTTACTTTTAACAGTAGCTTCCTTTAATCTTAAATTTAAAGGTATAAGTTTAGAGGATATTAAGCAAGGCTTTGCCGACGCTCCAAAACATCCTTTTGCAATTATTGCACTGATAGGGATAATCATTTTAGTAGCTGCTATCTTTAAGATGAAGAAGGTTAAACTGACTACAACAATGATGACCCATATTGGTATAGCTCTTGCTCTTGGTACAGTACTTAAGATGGTTAAATTTTATCAGGCTCCAATGGGAGGAAGTGCTACCTTAGGAAGCATGGTTCCTATATTTTTAATAGCACTATTCTATGGACCAGAGGTTGGTTTTTTAACAGGTCTGCTATTTGGAATAATTGATTTTATTCTAGCACCTTATATACTTCATCCAGTTCAAGTACTATTTGATTACCCTTTGCCATTCATAGCTATTGGAATAGCAGGATACTTTAAAGATAAGGGTAAGGTCTCTATGATGGTAGGAGTAGCTTTGGCTATAGTGGCTAGATTCTTATGTCACTTTATATCTGGAGTTGTTTTCTATGGAAGCTATGCTCCAGCAGGAATGTCTGCAGCGCTATACTCTTTTGTATATAACATAACCTACCTTGGACCTGATGGGCTGCTTTGTCTTGTAATTCTTGCAGTGTTACCTATGAAGCAGATAAACACAATTCTTTCAAAAACACGATTAAGTAATTAA
- a CDS encoding sensor domain-containing diguanylate cyclase, whose protein sequence is MWVLYLIIVILLIIVVIQHLNAKKVKGQMELIEHIKNNIYHVSEEISKMEKESQVYSIVLEAAIALIPNASKGSILILQEDGYFHYKAIKGYSEQLLNITLKKEESFLYSINNFKETAIIENPVSFDENVVTKEKMAFLIGTEALDIKCTLSSPIYIDDAFVGMINVDSTEHEGRFTKDDIRLMNHIKSEMELALKNFEIQKKLRYMAHYDELTGLFNRRFFKKIFSEELNKIKRYKHKCCFALIDLDDFKMVNDNYGHNTGDKVLRIFADVLRNNLKKTDVYARMSGDEFVILFVNCSIEEAKNKLQHIRDMLIKEKVQDITIGFSYGICSIDPYGELDTDSIFGCADRAMYCDKNDKNIRYK, encoded by the coding sequence ATGTGGGTTTTATATTTAATAATTGTAATATTACTTATTATTGTAGTTATTCAGCACCTTAATGCTAAAAAAGTTAAAGGGCAGATGGAGCTGATTGAGCATATAAAAAATAATATCTATCATGTATCAGAAGAAATTTCAAAGATGGAGAAAGAAAGTCAGGTTTATTCAATAGTTTTGGAAGCAGCAATAGCGCTAATTCCAAATGCGTCAAAAGGCAGTATTTTAATACTGCAGGAGGATGGTTATTTTCATTATAAAGCTATTAAAGGCTATTCAGAACAATTATTAAACATTACCTTAAAAAAAGAAGAATCTTTTTTATATAGCATAAATAATTTTAAAGAAACAGCAATAATTGAAAATCCAGTAAGTTTTGATGAAAATGTAGTGACTAAGGAAAAAATGGCCTTTTTAATAGGTACTGAGGCATTAGATATAAAATGTACTTTAAGTTCACCTATTTATATTGATGATGCTTTTGTTGGAATGATAAATGTGGATAGTACAGAGCACGAAGGTAGGTTTACTAAAGACGATATTAGATTAATGAATCATATAAAAAGTGAAATGGAGCTTGCTCTGAAGAATTTCGAAATTCAGAAAAAACTACGATATATGGCTCACTATGATGAGCTTACCGGACTATTTAATAGAAGATTTTTCAAGAAGATATTTAGTGAAGAGCTAAACAAAATTAAAAGGTACAAGCATAAGTGCTGCTTTGCGCTAATTGATTTAGATGATTTTAAAATGGTCAATGATAACTATGGGCATAATACAGGAGACAAAGTTCTAAGGATTTTTGCAGATGTACTTCGGAATAACCTGAAAAAAACTGATGTATATGCTAGAATGTCTGGGGACGAATTTGTTATATTATTTGTAAACTGTAGTATAGAAGAAGCTAAAAATAAATTGCAGCATATAAGAGATATGCTTATAAAGGAAAAGGTTCAGGATATCACTATAGGTTTTAGCTATGGAATTTGCAGTATTGATCCTTATGGAGAGTTAGACACAGATAGTATATTTGGCTGTGCAGATAGAGCAATGTATTGCGATAAAAATGATAAAAATATAAGATATAAATAA
- a CDS encoding flavin reductase family protein: protein MSINFTENIKAAVDNLHKRGAFLTVIDGDKVNTMTIGWGAIGYQWNRPIFTVLVRESRYTYELIEKASEFTVSIPLNDDLKAALAFCGSKSGRDYDKFKECNLTLEPGKTTSTPIIGNCELQFECKIVYKEAINPELLSDEVKNASYKNGDYHTTYYGEIVDCYIK, encoded by the coding sequence ATGTCTATAAATTTTACAGAAAATATTAAAGCAGCAGTGGATAATTTACATAAGAGAGGTGCATTTTTAACAGTTATAGATGGTGATAAAGTCAATACTATGACCATCGGTTGGGGAGCTATAGGTTATCAATGGAATCGTCCAATTTTTACTGTTCTTGTTAGAGAATCAAGATATACCTACGAGCTAATTGAAAAAGCTAGCGAATTTACTGTAAGTATACCTTTAAATGATGATTTAAAGGCAGCTCTTGCCTTTTGCGGTTCTAAATCGGGAAGAGATTACGACAAATTTAAAGAGTGTAATTTAACCCTTGAACCTGGCAAAACTACTTCAACTCCAATAATAGGTAACTGTGAACTTCAATTTGAATGTAAAATAGTTTACAAGGAAGCTATAAATCCAGAACTTCTAAGTGATGAAGTGAAAAATGCAAGCTATAAGAATGGTGATTATCATACCACCTATTATGGTGAAATTGTAGATTGTTATATTAAATAA
- a CDS encoding sugar ABC transporter substrate-binding protein, with protein sequence MKNTKRVVALACTVILAAGVLAGCGKKDDASTTTTGDSKKVTINFWEQDDANAQKTLDGLIKDFQDKNPNITVKRTHYETEDLRKNYTSASLGTTGPDVVLGPNDNIGVFVTGSLIQPVDEVIGADALKNYDSKALEAAKYQGKQYMLPDRNGNELLLMYNKKLVPTAPKTFEELIETSKKLQADKKVQYGLVFNEVEPFFSIPFLAAFGGSSFDDVNSKTPKPTLNTQAVKDWMTFLLKLKTDGIIPKEADGTVADSLFKDGKVAFVINGPWGFADYQKAGIDFGIMPIPTVNGKSPAPLSAVKGYTVSASVKDKDKKDAVKKFLEFVNTKEAQLKMVDAHKQIPTNLEAMKDDKITKDPLILGQKDALDKAVPMPIIPQMRAIWDAMKPVQQEVLSGKTKPEDSAAKMQKTAEDGIKALGF encoded by the coding sequence ATGAAAAACACTAAAAGAGTAGTTGCCCTAGCATGCACAGTTATACTAGCTGCTGGTGTTCTAGCTGGATGTGGAAAAAAAGACGATGCAAGCACAACAACAACAGGAGATTCAAAAAAGGTTACAATTAACTTCTGGGAACAAGACGATGCTAATGCTCAAAAGACTCTAGATGGTTTAATAAAGGATTTCCAAGACAAGAATCCTAATATAACAGTTAAGAGAACTCACTATGAAACAGAAGATTTAAGAAAGAATTATACATCAGCATCACTTGGAACAACAGGTCCTGACGTAGTTCTTGGACCAAATGATAACATAGGTGTATTCGTAACTGGAAGCTTAATTCAACCAGTTGATGAAGTAATTGGTGCAGATGCACTTAAAAACTATGATTCAAAGGCATTAGAAGCTGCAAAATATCAAGGAAAGCAATATATGCTTCCAGATAGAAATGGTAATGAATTATTACTTATGTACAATAAAAAATTAGTTCCAACAGCTCCAAAGACTTTTGAAGAATTAATTGAAACTAGCAAGAAGCTACAAGCAGATAAGAAGGTTCAATATGGATTAGTATTTAATGAAGTAGAACCATTCTTCTCAATTCCTTTCTTAGCTGCATTTGGTGGAAGTTCTTTTGATGATGTAAATTCAAAGACTCCAAAGCCAACTCTTAATACTCAAGCTGTAAAGGATTGGATGACATTCCTATTAAAGCTTAAGACAGATGGAATAATACCAAAAGAAGCAGACGGAACTGTAGCAGACAGCTTATTTAAAGATGGAAAAGTTGCATTCGTTATAAATGGACCATGGGGTTTTGCTGATTACCAAAAGGCTGGTATAGATTTCGGAATTATGCCAATACCAACTGTAAATGGAAAGTCTCCAGCACCACTTTCAGCTGTAAAGGGTTATACAGTATCTGCATCAGTTAAAGATAAAGACAAGAAAGATGCAGTTAAGAAGTTCTTAGAATTTGTTAATACTAAAGAAGCTCAATTAAAGATGGTTGATGCACACAAACAAATACCTACTAACCTAGAAGCAATGAAAGACGATAAAATAACTAAAGACCCACTAATACTTGGACAAAAAGATGCTTTAGATAAAGCAGTACCAATGCCAATCATTCCTCAAATGAGAGCTATTTGGGATGCTATGAAACCAGTTCAACAAGAAGTTTTATCAGGAAAAACTAAACCAGAAGATTCAGCTGCTAAGATGCAAAAAACTGCTGAAGATGGTATAAAAGCATTAGGATTCTAA
- a CDS encoding carbohydrate ABC transporter permease yields MRNDAKPTKKSKVQARSYNLAQTRWTPLWFLLPALVVVLVVVLYPLCYEVWLSFRNVTLLNLKSKNYPFVALDNYINIFKDALFYSTLVRTIVWTAINLIFHVGLGMFLAILLNRKLPGKTVIRALLILPWAVPQYIAATAWKNMFNVEYGAVNILLTNIFGKGAAIPWLSDPKWSFVAAIITNIWLGVPFMMMIALGGLQSIPQELYEAADVDGATGWQKVKNITLPLLKPVMTPAIILGTVWTFNMVNVIYIITSGAASEDAQILVTLVYKKAFEYYRYGYAAAFSVIIFLILLAFSSMFIKAQKLED; encoded by the coding sequence ATGCGAAATGATGCAAAACCCACAAAAAAATCTAAGGTACAAGCACGCAGTTACAATTTAGCCCAGACTAGATGGACCCCATTGTGGTTTCTTTTACCCGCATTAGTAGTAGTGTTAGTAGTTGTTTTGTATCCATTATGTTATGAAGTATGGCTTTCATTTAGAAATGTTACTCTACTTAATTTAAAAAGTAAGAATTACCCCTTTGTCGCACTAGATAATTATATTAATATTTTTAAAGATGCATTATTTTATTCAACTTTAGTTAGAACAATAGTATGGACAGCTATAAACTTAATTTTCCACGTAGGACTTGGAATGTTCCTAGCAATTTTATTGAATAGAAAACTCCCTGGAAAAACAGTTATCAGGGCATTACTTATATTACCATGGGCAGTGCCACAGTATATTGCAGCAACTGCTTGGAAGAACATGTTTAATGTAGAATATGGAGCTGTAAACATATTGCTGACAAATATTTTTGGCAAAGGTGCAGCTATTCCATGGTTATCAGATCCAAAATGGTCATTTGTAGCCGCTATTATAACTAATATTTGGCTTGGAGTACCATTTATGATGATGATAGCTCTTGGAGGGCTCCAAAGTATACCTCAAGAGCTTTATGAAGCAGCCGACGTTGACGGAGCAACAGGATGGCAAAAAGTTAAGAATATTACTCTACCTCTATTAAAACCGGTTATGACACCTGCAATAATATTAGGAACTGTATGGACCTTCAATATGGTTAATGTTATTTACATTATTACAAGTGGTGCAGCTTCAGAAGATGCTCAAATCCTTGTAACTCTTGTTTATAAGAAGGCATTTGAATACTACAGATATGGATATGCTGCAGCATTCTCAGTAATTATCTTCTTAATATTACTAGCATTTAGTTCAATGTTTATAAAAGCACAAAAATTGGAGGATTAG
- a CDS encoding sugar ABC transporter permease, with amino-acid sequence MKVKFSERFERNDSPLKIILIYAILILFCLISIYPISFIFTVSLRPANNLFSTSLSLIPKGATFENYRQAFIQYDLLSWLKNSTIIASLATLFSVLLSISAGYAFSRFEFRGRSTGMTMLLVTQMFPATMTLLPLYLMLIKLGFANKMAGLVIVYISTNIPFNVWMMKGYFDTIPKSLEESAYVDGAGIFKTFYQIILPLVTPAIALSALNSFMGAWSEYIVARVMITDAGKLTLPVGLTNMQGQFSTAWGIYSAAALMTALPVIIIFISLSKYLVGGLTLGSVKG; translated from the coding sequence ATGAAAGTGAAATTTAGTGAGAGATTCGAAAGAAATGATTCTCCTTTAAAGATAATACTTATATATGCTATATTGATATTATTTTGTTTAATTTCAATATATCCTATTTCCTTTATATTTACTGTATCATTAAGACCAGCAAATAATTTGTTTTCAACCTCTTTAAGCTTAATTCCTAAGGGGGCAACTTTTGAAAACTATAGGCAAGCATTTATTCAATATGACTTACTATCATGGTTAAAGAATAGTACAATAATAGCATCATTAGCAACATTGTTTAGTGTACTTTTGTCAATAAGTGCAGGTTACGCTTTCTCTAGATTTGAATTTAGAGGAAGAAGTACTGGTATGACTATGCTGCTAGTAACTCAAATGTTTCCTGCAACAATGACCCTTTTACCACTTTATTTAATGCTTATAAAGCTGGGTTTTGCTAATAAAATGGCAGGCTTGGTTATAGTTTATATATCTACAAATATTCCTTTTAATGTATGGATGATGAAGGGATACTTTGATACTATACCAAAGTCACTTGAAGAAAGTGCTTATGTAGATGGTGCTGGAATTTTTAAGACTTTCTATCAAATAATATTACCACTAGTTACTCCAGCAATAGCTTTGAGCGCATTAAACTCATTTATGGGTGCTTGGTCAGAATATATTGTAGCTAGAGTTATGATTACTGATGCTGGCAAGCTTACCCTTCCTGTAGGACTTACTAATATGCAAGGACAATTCTCTACAGCTTGGGGTATATATTCAGCGGCAGCATTAATGACAGCTCTTCCAGTTATAATAATATTTATATCATTATCTAAGTACCTAGTTGGAGGATTAACTTTAGGTAGTGTTAAAGGCTAA
- a CDS encoding glycoside hydrolase family 13 protein has protein sequence MDKKWWKEAVAYQVYVRSFKDSNGDGVGDLKGLISKLDYLKNLGIDVLYLNPINTSPNYDNGYDISNFEDIMQEFGTLDDFDELIRELHKKNMKLIMDIVINHTSHEHPWFIESRKSKDNPYRDYYIWHPGYNGGPPNNWGSFFGGSAWEYDENSGEYYLHLFSKQQPDLNWKSIKLREDIKKMIKFWINRGVDGFRMDAINHLAKDFTFPDAEIEEGKAYGNFIKYVQNLPEVHEYIREIREDVFKDGYHVVIGETGGISYHNASIYTGTSRKELDMTFHFDMNGIGFGKNSWEKRPIDLIADIKEKMSGWQRRDESEGWCPLFYSNHDSTRTVSRLGSDNEYLNESAKMLALLQLTQKGTPFIYYGDEIGMTNAKEFSLEDFRDIAIATRYRELVETKLVSEENFLKGLHITSRDNSRTPMQWDSSDNSGFSCTKPWIKVNSNYKYINVEQQLQDKDSILNFYKNLISIRKAHPAFIYGSFKELNHEHKEVYSYLRELEGKCFLVIANFFGKTTTYKIPHNIVMKEAELLISNYEIGEDVEFDYTGDLELKLEPYESRAYLLKNQP, from the coding sequence ATGGATAAAAAATGGTGGAAGGAAGCTGTAGCATATCAAGTTTATGTACGAAGTTTTAAGGATTCTAATGGAGATGGCGTGGGAGACTTAAAAGGATTAATAAGTAAATTAGATTATTTAAAAAATTTAGGGATAGATGTTCTTTATCTGAATCCAATAAATACATCACCTAATTATGATAATGGCTATGATATAAGCAATTTTGAAGATATTATGCAGGAGTTTGGAACCCTTGATGATTTTGATGAGCTTATCAGAGAATTGCATAAAAAAAATATGAAATTGATTATGGATATTGTAATAAATCATACTTCACATGAACATCCATGGTTCATTGAGAGTAGAAAATCAAAAGACAATCCCTACAGAGATTATTATATTTGGCATCCAGGATATAATGGAGGTCCTCCTAATAATTGGGGCTCATTTTTTGGAGGAAGTGCCTGGGAATATGATGAAAACAGTGGTGAATACTATCTTCACTTATTTTCTAAGCAGCAGCCGGATTTGAATTGGAAAAGTATAAAGCTTAGGGAAGATATAAAGAAAATGATAAAGTTTTGGATAAATAGAGGTGTTGATGGCTTTAGAATGGATGCAATAAATCATCTAGCTAAAGACTTTACATTTCCTGATGCTGAAATTGAAGAGGGTAAAGCATACGGTAACTTTATTAAGTATGTTCAGAATCTTCCCGAAGTCCATGAATATATAAGAGAAATTAGAGAAGATGTATTTAAGGATGGTTATCATGTTGTTATTGGAGAAACTGGCGGCATAAGCTATCATAATGCTAGTATTTATACAGGTACTAGCCGTAAGGAATTAGATATGACCTTTCATTTTGATATGAATGGAATTGGCTTTGGCAAAAATTCTTGGGAAAAAAGACCTATCGATTTAATTGCTGATATTAAGGAAAAAATGAGTGGATGGCAGAGGAGAGATGAAAGCGAGGGCTGGTGCCCGTTATTTTATTCTAATCATGACAGTACAAGAACAGTATCCCGTTTGGGAAGTGATAATGAATACTTAAATGAATCAGCAAAGATGCTGGCACTTCTCCAGCTTACTCAAAAGGGAACACCATTTATTTATTATGGCGATGAAATAGGGATGACTAATGCCAAGGAATTTTCCCTTGAAGATTTTAGGGATATTGCAATAGCTACTCGTTATAGGGAGCTAGTTGAAACAAAACTTGTGAGCGAAGAGAATTTTCTGAAGGGTTTGCATATTACCTCCAGAGATAATTCAAGAACTCCAATGCAGTGGGATAGCTCAGATAATTCAGGCTTTAGCTGCACAAAGCCATGGATTAAAGTAAACTCCAATTATAAATATATAAATGTAGAGCAGCAGCTTCAGGATAAGGATTCTATACTGAATTTTTATAAGAACTTAATTTCTATTAGAAAAGCACATCCGGCATTTATTTATGGAAGCTTTAAAGAGCTTAACCATGAGCATAAAGAAGTATATTCTTATTTAAGAGAATTAGAAGGAAAGTGTTTCCTTGTTATAGCCAATTTTTTTGGAAAGACTACAACATATAAAATTCCCCATAACATTGTAATGAAAGAAGCTGAATTACTAATATCTAATTATGAGATAGGGGAAGATGTAGAGTTTGATTATACAGGTGACCTTGAATTAAAATTAGAGCCTTATGAAAGCAGGGCATATTTATTAAAGAATCAACCTTAG
- a CDS encoding MgtC/SapB family protein has translation MNWYEVLIRLILAVVVGGLIGYEREFKNRPAGFRTHILVCVGAAVTSMIQLYAIQDTTNMILHNPVLSSALKADIGRLGAQVITGVGFLGAGTIIHEKGSIKGLTTAATIWVVACIGLAVGLGYYFLSVSAAVGVYIVLVSLKGFETKFIDRGKIVKLEIQYKNKTGLVKKLEDYFDESNVKIKNIEFLIDEDEDEQVPHKSCLYTILVPRNLAASEIVQEICCNDEIIKVTLV, from the coding sequence ATGAATTGGTACGAAGTATTAATTAGACTAATTTTAGCAGTAGTTGTTGGCGGATTAATAGGCTACGAAAGAGAATTTAAGAATAGACCTGCAGGCTTTAGAACTCACATTTTAGTTTGTGTTGGGGCTGCAGTAACATCTATGATTCAGCTCTATGCAATCCAAGATACTACTAATATGATTCTTCATAACCCGGTATTGTCTAGTGCTCTTAAAGCTGATATAGGAAGGCTTGGGGCCCAAGTAATAACTGGAGTAGGTTTTTTAGGAGCAGGGACAATAATACATGAAAAAGGATCTATTAAGGGGCTTACTACAGCAGCTACAATATGGGTGGTAGCTTGTATAGGTCTGGCAGTAGGGCTTGGATATTACTTTCTAAGTGTATCAGCAGCTGTAGGTGTATATATTGTGTTGGTATCCTTAAAGGGATTTGAAACTAAATTTATAGACAGAGGGAAAATTGTAAAGCTTGAAATACAATATAAAAATAAGACTGGACTTGTTAAAAAACTTGAGGATTATTTTGATGAAAGCAATGTAAAGATAAAAAATATTGAATTTTTAATAGATGAGGATGAAGATGAACAGGTGCCGCATAAAAGCTGTCTATATACAATATTGGTTCCAAGAAATCTTGCTGCTAGTGAAATAGTTCAAGAAATTTGCTGTAATGATGAGATAATAAAAGTAACATTAGTCTAA
- a CDS encoding DODA-type extradiol aromatic ring-opening family dioxygenase, protein MVPALFIGHGSPTLAIEQNEYTKFLKELGISIKPKAIVIFTAHWENDITSISARDNTYEMIYDFGGFSEELYSIKYAAKGSATLAANIQDKLAGRGIESKIDTKRGLDHGSWVILSLMYPKADIPVVQISINPNLAPEQQYKIGQAIKSFGKEDILVIGSGGTVHNLWTINWEEEKPEKWAVEFDDWIVDRIEEKDLKSLFSYKQLAPNSKRAVPREEHLMPLFIAMGSGGEEKAPKVLHRSYAYGTLSQICFEF, encoded by the coding sequence ATGGTACCAGCTTTATTTATCGGTCATGGTTCACCAACACTGGCAATAGAACAAAATGAATATACAAAATTCTTAAAGGAATTAGGAATAAGTATTAAACCTAAAGCTATTGTGATTTTCACAGCACATTGGGAAAATGATATTACTTCAATTTCAGCAAGAGATAATACTTATGAAATGATATATGATTTTGGAGGCTTTTCAGAAGAGCTATATTCAATAAAATACGCGGCTAAAGGTTCTGCTACACTAGCAGCTAATATACAGGATAAACTTGCAGGTAGAGGCATAGAAAGCAAGATAGACACTAAAAGGGGATTAGACCATGGTTCTTGGGTTATATTAAGTCTTATGTATCCTAAAGCTGATATTCCTGTAGTGCAAATATCCATTAATCCTAATCTAGCTCCAGAGCAGCAGTATAAAATTGGGCAGGCAATAAAGAGCTTTGGTAAAGAGGATATATTAGTGATTGGAAGTGGAGGAACGGTTCACAATTTATGGACTATCAATTGGGAGGAAGAAAAACCAGAGAAGTGGGCAGTAGAATTTGATGATTGGATTGTTGATAGAATAGAAGAGAAGGATTTGAAGTCTTTATTTTCTTATAAACAGCTAGCTCCTAACTCTAAGAGAGCAGTGCCTAGAGAAGAACACCTTATGCCTCTATTTATAGCTATGGGGAGCGGCGGTGAAGAAAAAGCACCTAAGGTGCTGCATCGAAGCTATGCTTATGGAACCTTAAGTCAAATATGCTTTGAGTTTTAA
- a CDS encoding rhomboid family intramembrane serine protease, whose translation MLKKFQYNSPVVLTYTFLCAAIMALGSATNNASTKLLFTNFRSSFADPLFYFRLFSYALGHVSWDHFFSNFTIILLVGPILEEKYGSRSLLKMMFGTALLTGIINITFFSTALIGASGIAFMFIVLSSFGNAESGRIPITFILIAGFFIGKEVLTGFLVKDNISHMAHIIGGLSGGLFGYQFGHRRKRSGNC comes from the coding sequence ATGTTAAAAAAATTTCAATATAATTCTCCAGTAGTATTAACCTATACCTTTTTATGTGCTGCTATTATGGCGTTAGGATCAGCTACTAATAATGCTTCAACAAAGCTCTTATTCACTAACTTTAGAAGTTCTTTTGCAGATCCACTTTTTTACTTTAGACTTTTTAGTTATGCACTAGGGCATGTAAGCTGGGATCACTTCTTTAGTAACTTTACCATTATACTATTAGTAGGTCCTATTTTAGAAGAAAAGTATGGCTCAAGGAGTCTATTAAAAATGATGTTTGGTACTGCCTTATTAACAGGTATTATAAATATCACATTTTTTAGCACCGCTTTAATTGGCGCTAGCGGCATTGCTTTTATGTTTATTGTACTTAGCTCCTTTGGAAATGCAGAATCAGGAAGAATTCCTATAACCTTCATACTTATTGCAGGCTTTTTTATAGGAAAGGAAGTTTTAACAGGCTTCCTAGTGAAGGATAATATATCACATATGGCACATATTATTGGAGGGCTTAGCGGTGGACTATTCGGATATCAATTCGGCCATAGGCGAAAGCGATCGGGAAACTGCTAA
- a CDS encoding DUF3048 domain-containing protein encodes MKTKIKILITLCLSCSLLVACKVDKTIDTIGKNASNTNSEQSLPASNTKQEENKNIAPFTGEEVSKEIKNQAAFMAIVENSKDARPQSGLNEADIVYETMAEGGIPRFIAVFQKNSPKIIGPIRSARAYFVDISKEYNLPFAHCGYSEEARNMIEKENLMTLNEFSYGKNYWRDNSRKAPHNLYTSADKLRELITSKSYVKPSNVKLSFNKDYWNNSSFLPAANVLLSLNKFYTTSYTFKDGKYYKTMDGTASTNREDKKPIAVTNIVIQNTNIKLQSDMQHLTITLVGQGDGYVISNGKAIKMKWSKKDINSQTILKDENGKDISLNPGNTWWHIIDNSNKVEIK; translated from the coding sequence TTGAAAACCAAGATTAAAATATTAATAACCCTTTGCCTAAGCTGCTCACTGCTGGTTGCTTGCAAAGTGGACAAGACTATTGATACTATTGGGAAAAATGCTTCTAATACAAACTCAGAGCAGTCACTTCCAGCATCTAATACAAAACAAGAAGAAAACAAAAATATTGCTCCTTTTACTGGTGAAGAAGTTTCCAAGGAAATAAAAAATCAAGCGGCCTTTATGGCAATTGTAGAAAACTCAAAAGATGCTAGACCACAATCAGGTTTAAATGAAGCCGATATAGTATATGAGACTATGGCAGAAGGTGGAATACCTAGATTTATCGCTGTTTTTCAAAAGAACTCGCCTAAGATAATTGGGCCTATAAGAAGTGCTAGGGCATACTTTGTAGATATATCAAAAGAATATAATCTTCCTTTTGCTCACTGTGGTTATAGTGAAGAGGCAAGAAATATGATTGAAAAAGAAAATTTGATGACCCTTAATGAATTTTCCTATGGCAAAAACTACTGGAGGGATAACTCTAGAAAGGCCCCTCACAACCTTTATACCTCTGCAGATAAGCTGAGAGAGTTAATTACCTCTAAAAGCTATGTTAAGCCTTCTAACGTGAAATTAAGCTTTAATAAGGACTACTGGAACAACTCTAGCTTTCTACCGGCTGCTAATGTATTGTTAAGCCTAAATAAATTCTATACTACTTCATACACTTTTAAGGATGGAAAATACTATAAGACTATGGACGGAACAGCTTCTACTAATAGGGAGGATAAAAAGCCTATAGCAGTAACTAATATAGTAATTCAAAATACAAATATTAAACTTCAAAGCGATATGCAGCATTTGACAATAACCTTAGTTGGACAAGGAGATGGATATGTTATAAGTAATGGAAAAGCAATAAAAATGAAATGGTCCAAAAAAGACATAAACTCTCAAACTATTCTTAAAGATGAAAATGGAAAAGATATCTCCTTAAATCCAGGAAACACCTGGTGGCATATAATTGATAACAGTAATAAAGTAGAAATTAAATAA